The following proteins come from a genomic window of Bacillus sp. Marseille-P3661:
- a CDS encoding 4Fe-4S dicluster domain-containing protein: protein MSKYIKLVDVTRCDGCRACMVACKNWNDLPPVPEKFSGSYQSHETLNAQTWNLITFKEHEDANGNFEWLFRHKSCFHCNDAGCEKVCPENAISYTEFGSVVVDNDACVGCGYCVEGCPFDVIQLADYIDEKGKEYRKAQKCTLCTDRLYEGLMPACANTCHAEAIVFGEEEEMLKLAQERLDFAKSRYPKANIYNPQGVDGTHTVYVLGEDPQFYDLPLNPKVPTSAKIWKDYAQPLGKALLGGTTMAVLGAMVANKFLNQGNKHEGGESDEQ from the coding sequence ATGTCGAAATATATTAAACTAGTAGATGTAACGAGATGTGACGGCTGTCGTGCGTGTATGGTCGCTTGTAAGAATTGGAATGATTTGCCACCGGTTCCTGAAAAATTCTCTGGGAGCTATCAGTCTCATGAAACTTTAAATGCACAAACTTGGAATTTAATCACATTTAAAGAGCATGAAGATGCAAATGGAAACTTTGAATGGTTATTTCGTCATAAATCTTGTTTCCATTGTAATGATGCTGGCTGTGAAAAAGTTTGTCCGGAAAACGCAATTAGCTACACTGAATTTGGCTCGGTTGTTGTAGACAATGATGCATGTGTAGGCTGTGGCTATTGTGTTGAAGGCTGTCCATTTGATGTGATTCAGCTTGCAGACTATATTGATGAAAAAGGTAAAGAATATCGTAAAGCACAAAAATGTACATTATGTACGGACCGTCTATATGAAGGATTAATGCCGGCGTGTGCCAATACATGTCATGCTGAAGCGATTGTATTTGGAGAAGAAGAAGAAATGTTAAAGCTTGCTCAAGAACGCTTAGACTTTGCGAAGTCTCGTTACCCGAAAGCGAATATCTATAACCCACAAGGTGTAGATGGCACACATACGGTTTATGTATTAGGTGAAGATCCGCAATTCTATGACTTACCATTAAATCCGAAGGTCCCGACTTCTGCAAAGATTTGGAAGGATTATGCACAACCGCTTGGTAAAGCCCTACTCGGTGGAACTACAATGGCTGTACTCGGTGCTATGGTAGCAAATAAATTTTTAAATCAAGGTAACAAACATGAGGGAGGGGAATCAGATGAGCAATAA